Genomic window (Nymphaea colorata isolate Beijing-Zhang1983 chromosome 1, ASM883128v2, whole genome shotgun sequence):
AGAAGTACTTCCTTTTTCCCTCATACTTGTTCTCcatgaccaacttaatattgagtAAGCTGAAGATACATGGCAAATTCTGCAATATTAGTCCAGGGTCCACGTTCAGAATTAACTAAATATTTGGATTTATTTTTTCGGGCACACATACACGGAGCAGTACCTTTAGACATTTTTTCAAGTAAATCACACGGAGCTTGTCCATATTTAATGGAAACAAACAGTAAATGCAACACATGGTTTTCAAGGCAGGTTGGAAACACTTGGCATCTAGTAAAATCAACAAGACTTCATTCTAGGGATAAAAGCATGAACATGTACACGgaatagttgaaaaaaaaatgtcagatAATTAATTGCTAGCCAGAATACGCAAAACACGTTTACCATTTAGGTGTAATTTTTgctcaaacaaaggaaaaagtgtCACCacaattaaaactttttttaatatatatatatatatatacatatatatatatatatatatatatgctaaaaCATCGGTGTTGAATTTATACCCTATTGAAAGCTAAACAACTAACTGACAGCTTAACGAGTCACAACCATAGTGGGCGTTTGGGTGACACATTAtaacgacaaaaaaaaaaaaactttttggtcTGTCAACTATAACTGAgttgaaaagttaaaatgagTAGGTAGAAAAATGTTGCTCCtcatttttattactttttatgCACCTCTTCACGATCTTGCACATctaattatatttaaaaattaataagtCTATTTCTACTTTTTAACTATACGCAAATTAAGTTTTTAGATACTTTTAATCTTCAATTGCTCAAGTGTGTTCAAATATTTTCAACAACTGGAAGCATAGACACGGCAACCTTCATGGGGTCCTCCTTTAAGAATTAATGAAATATTtggaggcttttttttttttggggaaacaTACAGGAAGTTGCGTTTCACTTAAACAACAGATGTTCAATTAAATCTCATACAGcaaccatcttttttttcttttaccaagAATGTTGAAAGCTTGTCCACATTTAAGCAGTTTAGCTATTCCCATCCTCACGACGGCTCCTGTGTACCATTGAActtataaaaaagagaaaagggtgGTGATGAGACGTACCTCCCATATGTAGGCCCTTGATGAATATTTTTGCTCCTGCTTCCTCATGTGGCTCCTCCTAATAGTAGTGGACAATTACCCGAAACCTCTAACCCATTTCCCAAGCGGACTTCCAATCCTGCTGGTAGGAATGCCAGTTTGGGGCAATCTACAATTAGCAACTCCTCAAGCTTGGGGAGGGTAGTCAGGCATTGTGGCAATGAAGCCAACTCTGGCAAAGCAATTAGTCTAAGGGCTTTCAGGTGGACAAGGTGTTGGAGCCCGTCTGGCAGTGTTGGGCAATTTCTAATTTCCAACCCTTCCAGCTTGGGGAGGCGAGTCAGGCATTGTGGCAATGAAGCCAACTCTGGCAAATCATTTAGTGCAAGGACTTTCAGGTGGATAAGGTGTTGGAGCCCGTCTGGCAGCAATTTTAGGTTGGAACAGCCTATAAATGACAACCATTCCAGTTTCGGAGGAACAGAGAGGTGTGTCCGCTCGGAAGGAGAACATTGTTCCTCAGTTGGCTGATCTCTTGAATGTGGTGAATGCTTGAAGAGTCCATCTAGTGTAATGACCTCAAGGTTGCATATAGTAAGAAACTCGAGTTGCTTCAGTTTCTCCCATGGTCCTTGCAAGCTGCTTGTTGCCCCAGAAAAACCTAATATCAATATTTCAAGGCTCGAGAGACGCCACAACCATTCAGGCAACAGAGTTTGACTGGGCAAACAGATGAATCCTAGTGCTCTAAGACGTTGAAGAGCTTCAATATGAGAAGTTGTAACATGTAAACAACATAAGGGCCCATCCATCATCAGATCTCGAATCTTGGTAAGTGGGAGCAACCAGTCAACTTGAAAACTCACATTTGGACAACGATGCATGGAAATAACTTCAAGCCCAATGGGTTGATCATCTTCCCTCCAGAGAGCACGCAACTCCTCACAACTATGAATTTTCATGTCCGTTAAAGCAGGAAAAGAAGGCAATGCCCTCAGTTTCGGACACAAATATATATCTAGTTCATGCATAAATGGCAACGttgcattttcctttctttcgaGTGACCATCCTTCCCAATTTTCACAACCACGAACTTTTAATTTCTCCAATTTGCCCATGAAAGTTAGTTGTTTCAGTCTATGACATTCCACCATTGTCAGCGACGTCAAGATAGGCATGTCAGGCAATTCCACCAGTGCAGGACACCCACGAATTTCCAGCTCTGTCAGTGCAGGCATGTTCAGTTCAAactctgcttcttctttttctaggaGAGCACTCAATTCATCACAGAAATTGATCTCCAGCCTTTGCAGACTGGGAAGGTGAGGCATGCTCTTCACCTTTAAACAGTTgcttatttttaatgtttttatgcAATATTTCTCAGCTCCTTTTTCAAATCCTTCCCAATTATCTAAATTGCTCATTTCAACACTCTCTAGTTTGGGGCAAAATGGTAGCTGCGTGAAGCTTGCACATCCATCTATTACAAATTCCTCCAAGCATGGGCTTGCAGCCAACGTTTTTAGATGGTGACAATCATGAAGATGCAAGCACTTGAACATAGTAAAACTAGGCAATTTTTCAATCCATGAGCAAGACTGAAATTTAATTGTTTCTAGGTGTACACAGCCATCAAGCCAATCGATAGGAAGCTTCTTTCCACAGTACCTTGTCAAGGATAGAGACTTTAGATTAGGTGGCAGCTGTAGTTCTTGAAGTAGTTGCTCTTGGTCttctgcaattttctttttttcttcctctgaTGTTTCTTCACCGATAATAATCTTTccaaatgaaagatttaaactttcaatgtctttcttttcttgcagcAGAGCTTCACTTGCATCATTGATTAGTGTTACCCTCTCCAAGTTTTCAATAGTTAACTCGCCCTTCAAATTGATCAAATTCTTCAACTCTTTTACGTTGCAGCCAACAGTAGCTTTATTTGCATGACATATAATAAATCTGCTCAGGGTACGTAAACAAGTAACTTTACCCAAACCTTCAGCTACAAACTCAAGCTGATGCGTATTTTCCAATCCCAGGTGTCTCAAGTTGCACAACTGACCTATCTCCTTGGGCAGCTCTTGTATCTCACTGCCATCTAAAAGCAATGATAGCAAATTCTGGAGTTTGCCAATTGAAGCAGGCAACTGCTTTATTGTTGTGTCCCTTAGGTCGAGatgtttcaaaagaagaagatcaccTATAGAGTCAGGTATTTTAGTGAAACTTCCTCCAGTCAAGTCCAGTACCCTCAACATTTTAAGATTATTTATGTACTTGTCAAGTGGATTCTCAGACAATGGTTTGAGACAAAGAAAGGTCCGTAGTACATGATTCCTTTGCAATCCAATTTCATCAAGAGAACTAAGATGCTTCCTTATTGCTAGATGGCGTGTATTCTCGTTGACATAATTGTGTGCATATTCTTTTCCAGCAACGTGTGTGGCTAAATCATGAACAGTGTCATGCATTTGAAGAGATAAGCCATCTGGATTTGTTAGCTGAAATAAACGACGACCAACCATATCATCTATATGATGGTTTGCAGCAACTTCCATATTTCTTTCATTAGCATTCTCAACAAGCCCATGAGCCATTAAATTCATTATAAAATCTAGCTTGTATAAGGGAACACCCTTTTGGTACAAACTGAAGTACGtgaaataatgttttaaaattggAGATAAATCATCATAGCTTAATACGAGCCCCGGAAGCAAACTAGAGTCAGAAGTTGTTGAAGGTAtcttcaaatcccaaatctTGCTGTTAGCGATGAATTCccaatcttctcttctcctttcctTTGACTGCATTACCTTCCCAACAGTTTGAATCACAAGTGGGAGACCTCCACATTTACTCACTATGTTTCTTCCAATTTCTTCTAAATTTAGCCTCTTCAACTCATCCTCTGTGATCAATGCTTCACGCAAGAACAATTCCCAGCTTTTCTCATGCGTAAAGCTTTCCAATTCAAGCATGTATGCTGCTCCAATCCCCTTCGAAATATGTTCCTTCCTACTTGTCATTATAATCCTGCTTCCAGGTGCACCCTTCTTAACTAGGACATGCTCCAACCGCTCCCACCAATCTAGGTCCCACACATCATCTAAGACCAGCAGAAATTTGTTCTTTGAAGTTGTTGAATGGACCAATTGAATCAACGTGTTCAACTCAGAGACATTGACCTCGTCCTTCTTAATTTGTTCAACTATCCTTTTAGTGACATCTATAGCATTTGGCCGTTGCAAAATGGAAACCCACCACATAGATTCTCCAAAATGTTTCTTTACTTGATCATTATCGAAAATCATTTGGGCAAGAGTTGTTTTGCCAACACCACCAATACCAACGATGGAGATGATTGAAACATTACATCCCCCTCCACAGGTTGTTGTATCCTCACCAACCAGCTTCTGGATGAGAgttgtttgatcattttctcTGCCAATGATGTCTTTTTTATCTATGAAACAGCTGGTTGCTCGATCATTAGTTATTTGTAGAGATCTTGTAGCAAATTCATGAAGAATATTGTGGTATCGGTCTTTCTCTTTGGAAATTTGAGCAAGTGTCTCATTGATGGCTTTAATGTCTTTCCCAAGTTTATAGCGGAGACGTATGTGATTATCACATGAAGATGGGAAGTAATTAACAAAGGGGCTGCATACCTGCTTGTTTTGGTTGATTTTAGCTTGATACTTGTCAATaatgtcctcggcatcatatGCAACATCCTTGAGTTTCTGCAACCAATCCTTCAGTCCTTCAACCATGAAATATGGCAGACCATCTGCAACTTTCATTGTTGATCTGATTGCTATCATCTCGCTTTTTAAGTTCTCCAGCTCTTTCTTGGCACTGTAAAAGACTCCAACCTGATCGGATATAAGGGCTGTCAACTTGTCCAGCACTAGACCAACTACTGCATCGGCCATGGTTGGGTCTTCTTCTACGCACAGTTTTTGTTCTGCAAGGCGAACAATGAACATTAGAAAGTTTGTAAAAAAGTAAagccttttactttttttatattcacaATCTCAAACTTGGCATCAGCGTAGGCGTATTGATTGCATCACTTGATTTTGTAGCAGGCCTGGCTTTCATAATTTTGACccctttaaagaaaaaaaagagtaaaagatgaaaaaagaacataatTTCATTATAGCTCTTTCTCTATTTTGGAGCTTTTAACCTAATAGGGCCCGTTTGAATAGTTGAAACTTTATTGTAGAGGTGGACAAAAATCCAAATTCGGTGGACAGATCCATTATAAAACAAACACGAAACTAAACACCCACGACTTTCCATGCAGATGTGAAACTTTACTTCCTGCAAGAAAATCACACCAAAATAGGTGGAAGTTTATTCTTGGGCATTTTTGCCtgcatatttttaatttactttgtaGAACTATTGTTAAAAGCATATGGTACAAAGATACCAGAAACAAAAGTTCTAAGAAATCAAACAAGTGAGAGTACATGAAATGTGGaataaaaattttaccaaaaaagGTACTTGGCACTAAAATACACTGTGATGTGTGGATATTTAAGAAGACGAGAATTCCATTTAGAAACTTTGCTTAATTATCTGAGAGAAAATCATGTATGGTCAAACTTTTCTTGCCATACGTGGGGGTGATAAATTGAAGCTTAGATAACTTGATTTTTCATGGTATTGTCTGGAAGTCCAACTTAATTGCAGAGTCGTCAGCACTTGTGATTTGAATAAATTCCTATAAACTTCAATTTAGAGTCCACACCTATGCATAGGTTGACAGCTCAATACAGCTCGTGTGCAGACCTAACAAAAAAAACGGCTTTCTAGGAGAAAGGAAACCAGATTTTGAAAGCTCAACTTACCACAAGTTTCTTAATCATTTGTCGATTTGAATGCGGTTCGGTGATCGGATGTTTCAAAGCATCTGTAAGCTTCCTCTCAAACAAGAACCAGTACTTAAATTTTGCTAAATTCTACTTCAGTTCCAAACTTTACATAATTCTTAATCACTTGAAATATTTTATCATAATTCTCAAATAAGGTAGGCATCACTCGTGGGGCCACCCTTTTTGAAGTCCTTAAATCACTTTTCATCTTGGATATATGTTTTAGGCTCTCTGATTTGGTTCGACTCCCAGGATGAAAAATTTTTCAATGACTTTGTCTTGGGTGGCTACAATTTTATCAATTTAAACTATCTGTTATTGGCCCCTAACATAGGACCATGTGTAAGGGGTCagaaataattaaaatgccTTCGATGCTGGAATGGAAGGCTCCCTTGTAAAGGCAACAGTGGAATGAGAAAACATGCACCCCATAAGATGACAAACACTTGCCTAAGCCATTAGAACATGGCTTCCCATGTTAACAACATAACACAAGAAGTGGCTCTAACTTTAGTTTAcaaatttaacataaaaatctAGTTTGAACAGCCACATGGTTACTTGCGCTATACTGgtgaatgaaatttcatgaaatttaatgattttttcttttcattcacgcacaaaaaaaaaaaaaaagtttttggtaaaataaaaatgaaaataaaagaaagtacCTCCTTTCTTTTACTGCATAAGCGGCACAATCATAATGGCGAACTCAACCTTATCTGGTTGAGCAGCCATCTCTTGTCTTCAAGGATGAAAAGCAATCTTGTCTTCAAggatgaaaaaaaggaaaaccaaaaccaGGGAAAGCCATGCCTTGTCTCGCTTTGTGCTGTTCCAATTTCCACGATCAGTTAAGTTGTTTCGGAATCAAGTTGTTGTGGAGGCCATGTGATCTCCTCACAAACCAGAGAGCTTTGTGGCTGATGCGGAGTTGCGATGGGCAGACCAGAAGGGCGAAGCGGTGGACTGCTGGTGCACTGCCAGGACTTGGACAGAGGGAAAGGGCAGCAGCGGCAGCACAGTGGTTGTGGCGGCGCTCCTCCAAGGACGcgcggagaagaagagaaagacagacagagagggagagagagagagggtttcatgcaatatttttcatagcaaccaatgaaataaaaaggaaatacaaaacattaaaaaagagaacgaaatgagagagagacagggtgTGCAATTATTGACAAGAGAGAGATATGGAGAGCGTAactggaagagagagagatggcaaattaaatgagagagagagcaattaATGGAGAGACGTTAAGGGCAAATTAAAtgtgggagagaaagagaaatggtTTAATGGAAAGAGAGATAAAGTTACAAAttaaatgtgtgtgtgagagtcTCACAGAAAAAGCGGAAGTGTCATGAATGGAGAGTGAAAGAGACGGTCAATCAAATATCAATGGCTGTCATATTTTCTTTGATGCAGTAGCTGAGTCAACCTTCATCTCATCAATTTAAGTCGTGGGCGGCAGCTGATTCATTAATGGCGAGGGTCCATGTGGAGCTTCCATGTACGCAACGGATGGAGATGGAAGAGAACCCCGTTTGTAcaaatctttttcaaaaaaagaactGAGTATCAATCGGTGCACAACTATTTCTGGTTTTCTTTGTCCATTGCTGTTATAAACTTTTATGACATTCAAAAACTATAAAAAGCTTTATATTTATGCAACTTACTGCCGAATACATGAAAATAGCAAGTTTAATAGGTTATCGGTTATAACGTAAGATCTGTACTTCCTGTTAAATCAAATAAACTGCCTTTCATGTGCACGGGAATCAGATTTACATTTTTCCAACTTACATCCTTTTCCAAATTAATCCTTTGAGTGGATATGTCTCCATCCCTTTTATTAGCAAGAAATGAGATATgtataaaaaacaatagaacGACTCAAATCAGGAGTGCCTCGACGGTTGCGGAGCATAGCATTGACTTCAATACTAGAATTGAGATGGAGAACACACTCTATTGGCCAGTACTTCTCCATAGTTAGCAGGTAATTAAAGCAGACGGAGACCCTTCTAACCTTGGTAGCCAAATTCCTGTTattagaaaccaaaaagaaattCGTATCAGCTCTTGGAGAAATGGAGtaagaaacttttgaaaaaagatttaatgaaaaatacTTCATGTGTCATAAGCGATCCCAAAAAACCAATCCTTCCAATGAAGTAAAAAGCCGAATACATCAATTTATCTACGATCGAATTCTATTATATTCTATTTGTTCAAATACAAAcggaaattaaataaaacaaattacaatagataaactaaatataaataatGTAAGGCCCTTGTGTTAGATTGGCCTTTCCATCTGCCACACCATTTAATTATAACTGAATGAGAACTAGACGAAATAAACTGCATGACCAAATTTACCCATCTAGGTCATAACATGCTGTAGAGGAAGGGCCATAGCAATCGGTCATAGGGTTTGGCAAGCTCCAACCTGAAAACAATCACATAACCTGAGCACAATCACATTCCTTTTAGAATTAGAGAAGAGGTAGACAATGTCACTGGCTAAGGCAATCTGATCATGGATGCTCCTATCATTGAACAAAAGCCCTTTGATAGAAATTTTGGAGAAATTTGGAGTGTTGCAAATAGATGCCCGTTaatgtatttctattttttgaatttgaaaaataatttcaaatattttaaattcatttaaaaaatgaaaaaaaagaatggtaACCAGTAGCAGTACTGTACGTATCAACAAACAATTGATATGATATGTATCAATTAAGATGGGTCAGGAGTGGCACCCTGAAGCACTAAAAGCATACCTTGTATCCTAGAGGGTTCAGAGGTTGGATAAGGGCTTGAACCTCTTTTTAGCAGTTCTATACCGTATCGACAAGCAATTGATATGATATGCATCAATTAAGATGGGGGAGGAACGGCACCTCGAAGCATTGAAAGCAGACCTTGCATCTTAGAGGAGTCAAAAGTTGGGTGCGGGCTTGAGTCTTTTTTTTGGTAGTGAGAAACCCTACTCACCCAAAACTAATATGATTGATATGAACCAATATGGGTGTATTGACATAAGCACCAGCCGTCCTTCAAGACTGAGACAAGTTGGTGCTAGAAAGAATAAGTTGGATGCTATAAAGTAGTTGagatttaaataataaaaatattcagtttataattattttaaatatcaacaaataaaaaatgaatagacCGACACAGATGGCTCAAGTCGGTCTCATATAGATTAGCCATCAAGATCGCTATAATACATGGCAAATTCTGCAATATTAATCCAGGATCTGCCTTTCAGAATTAacaaaatatttggatttgtttttttgggCAAACTGACAAGGATCAGTACAGACagattttcaattaaataacaaaaagttagcattttttttccttttaccaaTAGTATTGAATGCTTGTCCATATTTAATGCAAACAGTAAAATGCAACACACGGTTTTCAAGGCAGGTTGGAAACCCTTGGCATCTAGTAGAACCAACAATACTTCATTATAGGGACATGTACACCgaatagttgaaagaaaaatgaaataattaacATGTTAAGGTAGCTAGAAACTAGCCTTATTCAAAAGGGAAACAccctcaaatatatatatatatataaaagctaaaaTGTCGGTGTTGAATTTATACCCTATTGAAAGCTAAACAATTAACTGACAGCTTAACGAGTGACAACCATTAGAAACAAGCTCTAAGAAGCTCTGAGCTAACCATCAACTGGTTGGCCTATTAGATCCTTCTCCGGATCAAATAGAATATATTGCAATTGGATAGAATTAGATGGTAACGAAATTTTCATGTTAAAGCTCACCTAAAATCACTACTATTTTAGTAATTTAATGCTTTAATTCACAAACATCTAAACTACCAATTAAGACCATTAATCCTTTTGGGGATTATTCAATCTGTTCTTTGTCCAGTTCCCATATAAACCCTTTCGATCTAGCAAACACAACTTCAATTGATGTGTAAGAATAGAGACATACCATTCTTGTGCAACGATACCTCCAAGCCAAGGTCCATTTCACTTACCTAATGGTGTTCATTTGCCTTGCTGTTGTAAACTATTTCTCTTGTCCCATGGCGCGAAGCCCATTAATCACATAAacattatttaaaagaaaggtAGAGTTCCATAAGCCAATGGATCGATCGACTTTATAAATgctacatacatatatgcataaatacaCACATATGCATAAATACACACAGAAAAATAGGATTTGAGATACTCGGTATATAACTAAAACCTCAAATCCTTGGATCTGAGcagtgatctcaaatcaccttgaATGTCAGATCTGAGGTAAACAAATGTACCCTAGTGGGCGTTTGGATTTATAAAGaccaaaaaagaacaaaaaaatatcttaTTTGCAGGCACattaattgatcatttttattatggattgaaaagttaaaatgagTAGGTTGAAAAATGTTGCTGCtcatttttattactttttatgCACCTCTAATTATACTTAAAAATTAGTAAGTCTGGGCACTGTCCTATAATAAGAAAGCCGAGTTGATTCAGTTTCTCCCATGATCCGTGCAGGCTGCTTGTTGCCCCAGAAAAAGCTAATGCCAAGGCTTTAAGGCCCGAGAAACGCCACAACCATTCAGGCAACAGACTTCGACGGGGTCCGGCGGAAACCATGTCCTTCAGTACAGTACATAATTTTATCGTCAGTAACAGTAATGGTGACCTAGCTATTTTGTGCATCACTTAGGCTGTACTTGTTTGTTTCGGATCTTAGATCCGTGGTTGACTTGGACCATCAGATTAAAACTCTGGGTTTTGAGATCCAATCCCATTTAGATGAAGGGAAAGTGagagaaatgaataaaaaagaaagcataatTATGTTGGGGATGACTAATTaaagagaaggaagatgaaagaaaattgaaaaaaatatgtttgggagagaaggaaaggaaaaatattgaCCAGGTAGTCCATCAAAAAATTGAGAGattgcaaggaaaaaaaaatgacatttgtttCCTTCCCCATCCTTATAGTatcatcttctttctctccgTCCAAGCCTTGAGGGGCATGGTATGGATAGTTAGACTGGTGAGCTGATGAAAGTCCAGTTGCAAATTCAATTCTTATGGACCAAGACTGTAAATGGTTGGTGCACATACTCTAGTTGATGGATGTATCATTCTCCACCTATGTCCCAAATCAAATCTATACCTTAGAGACATGAGAAACTGATGAGGGGCCTGATATAAATGTGGTTGAGTGTCCAAGAATATATGGATTAAGCAAAAAAGGGTATTGATAATAATATGGGGGATGTAGGTGGTTCTATGCTTGTAGGCATCTAGCGATGTCAATGGAA
Coding sequences:
- the LOC116267996 gene encoding disease resistance protein RGA2-like; translated protein: MADAVVGLVLDKLTALISDQVGVFYSAKKELENLKSEMIAIRSTMKVADGLPYFMVEGLKDWLQKLKDVAYDAEDIIDKYQAKINQNKQVCSPFVNYFPSSCDNHIRLRYKLGKDIKAINETLAQISKEKDRYHNILHEFATRSLQITNDRATSCFIDKKDIIGRENDQTTLIQKLVGEDTTTCGGGCNVSIISIVGIGGVGKTTLAQMIFDNDQVKKHFGESMWWVSILQRPNAIDVTKRIVEQIKKDEVNVSELNTLIQLVHSTTSKNKFLLVLDDVWDLDWWERLEHVLVKKGAPGSRIIMTSRKEHISKGIGAAYMLELESFTHEKSWELFLREALITEDELKRLNLEEIGRNIVSKCGGLPLVIQTVGKVMQSKERRREDWEFIANSKIWDLKIPSTTSDSSLLPGLVLSYDDLSPILKHYFTYFSLYQKGVPLYKLDFIMNLMAHGLVENANERNMEVAANHHIDDMVGRRLFQLTNPDGLSLQMHDTVHDLATHVAGKEYAHNYVNENTRHLAIRKHLSSLDEIGLQRNHVLRTFLCLKPLSENPLDKYINNLKMLRVLDLTGGSFTKIPDSIGDLLLLKHLDLRDTTIKQLPASIGKLQNLLSLLLDGSEIQELPKEIGQLCNLRHLGLENTHQLEFVAEGLGKVTCLRTLSRFIICHANKATVGCNVKELKNLINLKGELTIENLERVTLINDASEALLQEKKDIESLNLSFGKIIIGEETSEEEKKKIAEDQEQLLQELQLPPNLKSLSLTRYCGKKLPIDWLDGCVHLETIKFQSCSWIEKLPSFTMFKCLHLHDCHHLKTLAASPCLEEFVIDGCASFTQLPFCPKLESVEMSNLDNWEGFEKGAEKYCIKTLKISNCLKVKSMPHLPSLQRLEINFCDELSALLEKEEAEFELNMPALTELEIRGCPALVELPDMPILTSLTMVECHRLKQLTFMGKLEKLKVRGCENWEGWSLERKENATLPFMHELDIYLCPKLRALPSFPALTDMKIHSCEELRALWREDDQPIGLEVISMHRCPNVSFQVDWLLPLTKIRDLMMDGPLCCLHVTTSHIEALQRLRALGFICLPSQTLLPEWLWRLSSLEILILGFSGATSSLQGPWEKLKQLEFLTICNLEVITLDGLFKHSPHSRDQPTEEQCSPSERTHLSVPPKLEWLSFIGCSNLKLLPDGLQHLIHLKVLALNDLPELASLPQCLTRLPKLEGLEIRNCPTLPDGLQHLVHLKALRLIALPELASLPQCLTTLPKLEELLIVDCPKLAFLPAGLEVRLGNGLEVSGNCPLLLGGAT